The Biomphalaria glabrata chromosome 1, xgBioGlab47.1, whole genome shotgun sequence sequence tttgatctatgaaaataaattaattaattaataaactcTAAGAAAATCACTCCAAAAGCAaacaagtattttattttacaataaattaaacaattatattaGTCTTTGTATAATTTTATCtgcaaaacaaaattgtttattAATACATGCCATGCttaaatgcacacacacacatttgtcAATAAGAGATTTAAACTGGAATGATTAAAATCATAAATCATTGGATAAAAGTACTCAAaagtctaaataaaaagaaataataataaaactagtgGATCTTTCTTGGAGGAGGTACAATTTTATTCAAGCTTATctacattctattttttttttttaggtttatttaaattatattttgttaaaagaaaaaaaaaatctttgaaataAAATCTTTGCTTGTTCACATAATACAATGTTTGTTGATCAAGCAAAACTTTCAAGTAATGTTCAAAGACCTAGGTTACTAATAATTTTTGTTACATTAAGCTATTGATAGCATTAAGTTTCTTCTGCAAGGACTTGACCATTGAAAGTAAAAAGAACCTCTTAAATAGATAAGTCACTTGTAATAGCAAAAAACCTGAATAGAAGAATGATCGATTCCTACACCCCCTCATAACTGAATACTTAATTGTATGGCacatttttgtaaagaaaaacatttgttaTAGCTTATTCTGCCCTTAACAattttattctgatgaaatTACTGAGACCTTagcaattaatattaaaaaaatcactGCATTTAAGCTATTTAGGATTAAATATATTCCTTGAataaaagtctaaaaaaaactttaaaagtaaaaaaataaaaagttaaaaaaaatgtattgtagcTAAAATTTTTAAATGAGCACGAATACATAAAATGTAgggataaaaatgtatttgattaGTAAATAACAGCTAAAAGAACAATAATGAAAGACATAGCATGATAACAACAATTTGACCCAATGGATTTTAAATAGTGACAATTCATTCTTACACTAAATTTATTCTCAGcttataaaaaacatttttgttgtcatttttaaacttttaaaactcCGTTgggtaagtaaaaaaaaaaataaaaaggtaaaatatCTGGCAGTAATTATCATTCACAAGATATTTAACTTCCATGTTGAGCTGGCCTAACTGTAAATGGGGTGACACGAAACATGAAGCATCTATTACAAACTCTTACAGCCTGCTCTTGACCAATATGAGGCAAAGGCACAAAGTTAGATGAGCATCTATTGCAAAATATCTgccaaaaagaaataaacagttGAAATGTTGGGTACATTGTGGAGTAGGGTGGACCACTTGAACTCATAATATTACCACTTGGTCCACCTGAAACATTCAATGCTAAAGATTTTCTTATATAAATATACCTTTCCACAGTTGCGACAGTGATGTCTTCTACGAACAAATGTAAAAGGCACTTGACAAGACATACATTCATTGCACTGCTCATCAGGAATCCAAACAGGTGGTTctatcaaaatatatatttaaaaaaatatgagaattaataattatatttagttatttctcattatttatttacagttagAAGAAATTAGCCTAAAACGAATAAAATTAATGGAATGTATTCTTACTCTGCTTTTGATGTGATGAGTTTCGTGGCCTTCTAGAATTTCGTGAAGCATGTGACATGGCTCTGTAGGCTGCTCCCAAAGGAGTGGTATCTTTACTTTTATCCCCTTCAGCTATGTCTACAGGCTCTGAGCAGTTCATATCAAATACTGACCTAAGAATATTTCTCAAGTCTCCAGCAAAATTTGTTTGTAATTGATCAGCAACACCTAACGAGagaatatttttcattattcaatTATTGAAGCTACATAGCAATTACTAACTCTAGGTAATTAAAATGATAAGGTATTCTTCCAACAAAGATAAAGGTTTATAACTACCTGAAATGCATACAAATAGTCTATGTATCATGTCACTACTACTTCTGAAACGAGCTCTGACTTGTTGGCGAGTAGCACTTTCTGCTGCTTTAATAGCAAGTGCTATTTCTTCTTGGTCTCCACAATCAGATGTGTAGGAActtgtttcactgctattacaactgaaaataattttttgagaaacaaaatataaatctttGTAGTGAAAAGACTAATTGACAGATGTCTGTTTCGATAtgtacatttagattaaacaaattcagaaaataaaaatttttcgTTGTAATTTTgaatcaaaataaatttcaatttgataattaaGCATTCAAAAAATATACTCATCAGaaataaaacctttaaaaatgcATGAAAAATCTCTTACTATTCTGAATCCAGTAAATGAGAATCCACAAGAGATTTACTATGAGTGGAATGAGATGATATCTTGCTTTTGCTTTTATGAGACTCACTTCCAGATCTATGATTttgactttcattttttttgcttttgtgattttgtttctgttcaGTCTTTGTCTTTGAGACACATGTAGAGCTGGAAGAAGGAAAGGTAGATGACATATGCACAGGCTCTGGTGTAACTGGCGTCTGTTGAATATTTCCCTGAGAATGATCAGATAAACAACATACAGATGTGTTGAGGGATTGTATAGTTGATGTCCCATTAACACTGCATGTTTGATTATTGAGCTCTACTGAAACTTCAAGACCTGCAATGGTGGATGTGTGGTTAGTAATTGTGGAGGTAAGTTTATTATCTTCAACTGAGTGAGATGAAAGGTGATTCAATATTGTCTGTTCTTCTGAAAGATCAGTCTTAGATGAAGTCATTTGAGCATGGCTTGAGTCACTGAGATCATTTTGTGAAGCTGCTGATAGTATGTAACCTGTTTTGCTTTtatcattgttatttttttctttctctccttgACAAGTCATGTGCAAGGAAAGTTCTGTGTCAGGATGAAATCTTTCAGCTCCAGTGACATGAGGATGATCTTGAATGTTGACAACATCAATCATACAAGGTTGAACTGAGTTTGTTTTATCAGGCACATTTGTATCACAGATAGAATCACCTAAATTACAGCAGGACATACATGAGGCCCCATTGAGCTCTgaattatttacaaataatgAAACAGTTTCACTTGGTGGCATATTGAGATATTTTTTGTGTTCTGCCAGATCTTCTTGAGCAGATTCAGAATAACCCACCGAAATTCCACCCGGTTTAGTCCTGCttgtacaaatacattttttctgaCAACCATCATGTGAGACATTGCAGTATTGTGAGGCCTTAGTTGCATAGCCCAATGTAGTAGAATCAACTTCTACACTGTGAGAATGCACATCCACGGTTGATGCACATCCCAGAGACATAGTATGTTCCTCAAGAGGAGATACCATTATGTCATCTTCATCCAAATTTCTCAAAGAATAATTCTTATCAGCAACTAAACTATCtgtcaataaaaaagaaaaattacttttttaaaagatatgcCCAATTTGACTTAGAGCCTATGagttattaaaaagttttaataacttgGACATAAAGATAGACGTGTAAGATATATCTTTTAAATAACTGTTAGAATCTTTACTGCATGATATAAGGTTTACATTTTTGTGTGCTTCAGTTAACAAACTATCAAAGTAGATTCATTAAAATGTTAAAGCAAGAAATCAAATTGAAAGGAACACAAGTTTCTTGAACCCTCAGAAAGAATTTTACGTTAGAAAAAATATCCACCTTAGACAAATATTTTATACTAACCTTCGTTTAACGTAAGGCACTTAATGGCGTTGCTATCTTCCTGTGTGCCATCTTTTTTACACCATGCTGACCCTTCATCGTGATCATCAGATTCAATGCAGGTCATTAAGCTGTTCTGTACATCAGCGCTTATATGATGTGATGAAGGTTGAGTTATCTCATCGTTTTTGGCTAATACTGAGCTTCCAGTTACCAGTGTTTGACCTGAATCATTAAAGGCTATGGTAAACATGCTACCCGAGTTACTTATAGGCTCACTGTGTAAACCAGAATCATTGCTATCACATTTGCTTTTGGCAAACTGTGCTCTGCTGTTTGCAGTACATTCGGCATAGTTCTCAAGACCACCATCATTTGTACTTCTGTTCTGTGCAGTACGAGCTAAAAAGTCATCCACAAAAGAAAAAGCATTGGCATTTTGAATGGATAAAGGATTTTGAACCATGTCATGATTGTCCAAACCGGCTTCATAATAAAGCTGGTTAGTGAAATGTTGCATTTGCACATCATCTGATTGGTCAGAGTCActttctttaactccttctG is a genomic window containing:
- the LOC106058128 gene encoding lateral signaling target protein 2 homolog codes for the protein MNSLRKWLYRPKRSDSSLLAQFYFADEELNLVAAELDSFEGRKDPERCTALVNQLRACQARVLNVVSQMMDETVKDQRASRDFRVKFPDDVIQENLAGQLWFGAECLAAGSSIMNREIESACMRPLARALTKNLDSLRSILREQCLCNIQEYTEKIKESLIIFDKLFAEFELSYVSAMVSVKTAHEYDMIQEITVLFSETVQRALRIGLLTHEMIDEYDPALMFTIPRLAIVSGVLIFKDGPLNPDNDPWNISEMFRPFQTLLLKIRELLSILTDEELNTLERALCSQQEPSFLISLEENRKQKNKDERKKVREDKKYPGKRKSKKEDSDDGSIESELTALEIAERLEALALNFEASRSAKQAQNYDKQELDAQSSTSSASSTSLSKGDAEGVKESDSDQSDDVQMQHFTNQLYYEAGLDNHDMVQNPLSIQNANAFSFVDDFLARTAQNRSTNDGGLENYAECTANSRAQFAKSKCDSNDSGLHSEPISNSGSMFTIAFNDSGQTLVTGSSVLAKNDEITQPSSHHISADVQNSLMTCIESDDHDEGSAWCKKDGTQEDSNAIKCLTLNEDSLVADKNYSLRNLDEDDIMVSPLEEHTMSLGCASTVDVHSHSVEVDSTTLGYATKASQYCNVSHDGCQKKCICTSRTKPGGISVGYSESAQEDLAEHKKYLNMPPSETVSLFVNNSELNGASCMSCCNLGDSICDTNVPDKTNSVQPCMIDVVNIQDHPHVTGAERFHPDTELSLHMTCQGEKEKNNNDKSKTGYILSAASQNDLSDSSHAQMTSSKTDLSEEQTILNHLSSHSVEDNKLTSTITNHTSTIAGLEVSVELNNQTCSVNGTSTIQSLNTSVCCLSDHSQGNIQQTPVTPEPVHMSSTFPSSSSTCVSKTKTEQKQNHKSKKNESQNHRSGSESHKSKSKISSHSTHSKSLVDSHLLDSEYCNSSETSSYTSDCGDQEEIALAIKAAESATRQQVRARFRSSSDMIHRLFVCISGVADQLQTNFAGDLRNILRSVFDMNCSEPVDIAEGDKSKDTTPLGAAYRAMSHASRNSRRPRNSSHQKQKPPVWIPDEQCNECMSCQVPFTFVRRRHHCRNCGKIFCNRCSSNFVPLPHIGQEQAVRVCNRCFMFRVTPFTVRPAQHGS